One genomic region from uncultured Cohaesibacter sp. encodes:
- a CDS encoding TolC family outer membrane protein, which yields MNGKKKIGLVTATTSKADGSTRRLGFGNRFAFLLLSASLCLSVRPALADNLAQMLYDVYDNNPEIHASEAGLAIKQAETKKANAVFMPQISAYASQSMVEERLKTGRTERTRTSQYGIKASQRLFNGFQGRNNLIKAKYEEKSGFYQLKNREREVLLEAVKAYMDVYAARNMIALRRDHVANLEKQHRATRARIRAGELTRTDLAKTEALLYRARAALEGAHADLGGASGRYEALVGYRPGELIYPQMPVRYLPADEKEAVKKALRMHPDLRASRANDKAADYAVKSAQGAFLPTLDLNGDVSENLASSAAETNKSERSLSLRLSLPLFDGGARSAEVQKARAARSQQVHQTNALRAQIKANAREQFLRYRAAVASMLQASAEVTAASNLLRGIKMEEKAGQRSYLDILDAEVSLLDARELAIYSRADSVIAIYSYLAATGQLTVSGARKEYVSNDPQAAAAVARARQMAELKARPAKKAGPRLTDDPWNGLR from the coding sequence ATGAACGGCAAAAAGAAAATAGGTCTGGTAACAGCCACGACAAGCAAGGCCGATGGGAGCACCCGTCGGCTCGGGTTTGGCAACCGCTTTGCTTTTTTGCTGTTAAGCGCGTCTCTTTGCCTTTCGGTGCGCCCCGCATTGGCGGATAATCTGGCGCAGATGCTCTATGACGTTTACGATAACAATCCAGAAATTCACGCATCGGAAGCTGGTCTGGCCATCAAGCAGGCCGAAACGAAGAAGGCCAATGCGGTCTTTATGCCGCAGATCAGCGCTTATGCGTCCCAATCAATGGTGGAAGAGCGGCTGAAGACGGGGCGTACAGAGCGCACGCGTACCAGCCAGTATGGCATCAAGGCCAGCCAGCGCCTATTCAATGGTTTTCAGGGCAGAAACAATCTGATCAAAGCCAAATATGAAGAAAAATCGGGCTTTTATCAGCTTAAAAACCGGGAAAGAGAAGTCCTTCTCGAAGCGGTCAAAGCCTATATGGATGTGTATGCCGCACGCAACATGATTGCCCTGCGACGCGATCATGTTGCCAATCTTGAAAAACAGCACAGAGCCACAAGAGCCCGCATTCGCGCAGGTGAGTTGACCAGAACCGATCTGGCCAAGACCGAAGCGCTGCTCTATCGGGCCCGCGCCGCGCTGGAAGGGGCGCACGCAGATTTGGGCGGAGCGTCCGGGCGCTATGAAGCGCTGGTGGGATATCGTCCCGGCGAGTTGATCTATCCGCAGATGCCTGTGCGCTATTTGCCCGCTGATGAAAAAGAGGCGGTGAAAAAAGCCCTGCGCATGCATCCAGATCTCAGAGCGTCGCGCGCTAATGATAAGGCGGCAGACTATGCGGTCAAATCTGCACAAGGGGCCTTTCTGCCCACGCTGGATCTCAATGGCGATGTCTCTGAGAATTTGGCCTCAAGCGCAGCCGAAACCAACAAGTCCGAGCGCAGTCTTTCCCTGCGTCTAAGCCTGCCGCTATTTGATGGTGGCGCACGCTCTGCAGAGGTGCAGAAGGCGCGCGCCGCGCGAAGCCAGCAAGTTCATCAGACCAATGCTTTGCGGGCACAGATCAAGGCCAATGCACGCGAGCAGTTCCTCAGATATCGGGCCGCTGTCGCATCCATGCTTCAGGCCAGCGCCGAAGTGACAGCCGCCAGCAATCTTTTGCGGGGCATCAAGATGGAAGAGAAAGCTGGCCAACGCTCCTACCTTGATATTTTGGATGCGGAAGTGTCCCTGCTGGATGCGCGTGAGTTGGCAATCTATTCACGGGCTGACAGTGTGATCGCGATCTACAGCTATCTCGCTGCCACCGGTCAGTTGACCGTTTCTGGTGCCCGTAAGGAATATGTCAGCAATGATCCACAAGCCGCCGCTGCTGTTGCCAGAGCCCGACAAATGGCCGAGCTGAAAGCAAGGCCTGCTAAAAAGGCCGGTCCCCGTCTGACCGATGACCCATGGAATGGTTTGCGCTGA
- a CDS encoding EAL domain-containing protein, which translates to MALILIVDDQNTNRQIYAQIARRIEAEIDVVTCSGPIEALSWLAHNSPDLILTDFSMPGMQGDDFIGQIRSDRRLADVPVIVITVFEDRRLRLRALDAGATDLLISPVDHREFIARARNLLKMHRQSKVLSNRANSLLESLKKSESILAWTQRESESRLVNVINTLPVMVSATDLDGCYLFMNVNQANYLGLKVEQVVGRHRAEIFGSQVAERYDSIDQLVIASNHGIRSFEEEIVGADGNKRIFLTNKSPLVEGENVIGVVTSSQDITDRKAAETHLHHLAHHDSLTGLANRALLRDRVEREIGRCRRGDGRFALHLIDLDGFKQVNDVHGHATGDELLTRVAEGLRIIAGKEDLVARLGGDEFAILQSNITSEAQVEDMCKAAMEIMPGAIAGVQLSTPVTASVGISVHPEDGNSYEHLMRNADLAMYRTKAASGNGFSFFVSNMDARAREERRLDATLREALESNRFELLYQRQVDIKTGQIVGCEALLRMREADGTLVAPSEFLARAERNGMIMPINEWVIREACRQGARWREMGLPEFSIGVNLSPVQFQRQSVPLLVARILSETGLPSHLLDLELTESIVLHDRKQVALQLQQLRDLGVKISIDDFGTGCSSLSYVKHFPVDRLKIDQSFVHDLLENPSDAAIVRATVNLGHSLGFEVIAEGVETEEVLRHLEIEHCDKAQGYYFGKPQSAEKLQLAIQAQMPAKLASLG; encoded by the coding sequence ATGGCACTTATCTTGATCGTTGATGATCAAAACACAAATAGACAGATTTATGCTCAGATCGCGCGGCGCATTGAAGCCGAAATAGACGTTGTTACATGCTCAGGGCCAATAGAAGCTCTTTCATGGTTAGCACATAATAGCCCCGATCTGATCCTGACTGACTTCAGTATGCCAGGCATGCAGGGGGATGACTTTATTGGTCAAATCCGTTCAGACAGACGTCTGGCAGACGTACCAGTGATTGTCATCACCGTGTTTGAAGATCGGCGCCTACGGCTGCGGGCGTTGGATGCTGGCGCGACGGATCTTCTTATCAGTCCGGTCGATCATCGCGAGTTCATTGCCCGTGCGCGCAATCTTCTCAAAATGCATCGCCAGAGCAAGGTTCTCTCAAACCGGGCCAACTCGCTGCTTGAGTCCCTGAAAAAAAGCGAAAGCATACTGGCCTGGACACAGCGCGAAAGTGAATCGCGTCTTGTGAATGTGATCAACACGCTCCCTGTCATGGTCAGTGCCACTGATCTTGATGGCTGCTATCTGTTTATGAATGTCAATCAGGCCAACTATCTTGGCCTCAAGGTTGAGCAGGTTGTCGGGCGCCACAGAGCTGAAATTTTCGGCTCGCAGGTTGCCGAGCGGTATGATTCCATCGACCAATTGGTGATCGCCTCCAATCACGGCATTCGCTCCTTTGAGGAAGAAATCGTTGGCGCGGACGGCAACAAACGCATCTTTCTGACCAACAAGTCTCCCCTCGTGGAAGGGGAAAATGTCATCGGTGTGGTAACCTCCTCTCAGGATATCACCGATCGCAAAGCAGCCGAAACCCATCTGCATCATCTGGCGCATCACGATTCACTCACTGGTCTGGCCAACAGGGCGTTGCTGAGAGATCGTGTCGAGCGCGAAATCGGGCGCTGTCGCCGCGGTGATGGACGTTTTGCCCTGCATCTGATTGATCTGGATGGCTTCAAGCAGGTCAATGATGTCCATGGTCATGCGACGGGTGATGAATTACTGACCCGCGTTGCTGAAGGGCTACGCATTATCGCGGGCAAAGAAGACCTTGTGGCACGCCTTGGGGGCGATGAATTCGCTATTCTGCAATCCAACATCACCTCCGAAGCGCAGGTGGAGGATATGTGCAAGGCAGCGATGGAAATCATGCCAGGCGCGATTGCCGGTGTGCAACTGTCGACGCCGGTTACGGCCTCGGTGGGCATATCTGTTCACCCGGAAGACGGCAACAGCTATGAGCATCTCATGCGCAATGCCGACCTTGCCATGTATCGCACCAAGGCGGCGAGCGGCAATGGCTTCAGCTTCTTTGTCTCGAACATGGATGCCCGCGCCCGGGAAGAGCGCCGATTGGATGCCACCTTGCGCGAAGCGCTGGAAAGCAACCGCTTCGAACTGCTCTATCAGCGTCAGGTTGATATCAAGACAGGACAGATCGTTGGCTGCGAGGCATTACTCAGAATGCGTGAAGCCGATGGCACTCTGGTCGCGCCAAGTGAATTTCTGGCGCGGGCCGAACGCAACGGCATGATCATGCCAATCAACGAATGGGTGATCCGGGAGGCCTGTAGGCAAGGGGCCCGATGGCGCGAAATGGGGCTACCGGAATTTTCCATCGGGGTCAATCTGTCGCCGGTGCAGTTCCAGCGCCAGTCGGTTCCACTGCTGGTCGCGCGCATTCTTTCAGAAACGGGGTTGCCCTCGCATTTGCTTGATCTGGAACTGACGGAAAGCATTGTTCTGCATGATCGCAAACAGGTTGCCCTGCAGCTTCAGCAGCTGCGCGATCTGGGGGTCAAAATCTCCATAGATGATTTCGGAACGGGCTGTTCTTCCCTTTCATATGTGAAGCATTTCCCGGTAGATCGATTGAAAATCGACCAGTCCTTTGTGCATGATCTTCTTGAAAATCCATCGGACGCAGCCATCGTTCGTGCAACCGTCAATCTTGGGCATTCTCTCGGTTTCGAGGTGATCGCCGAGGGGGTCGAGACAGAAGAGGTCTTGCGTCATCTGGAGATCGAGCATTGCGACAAAGCGCAAGGCTACTATTTCGGAAAGCCGCAATCGGCTGAAAAACTGCAGCTGGCCATTCAGGCACAGATGCCTGCCAAACTGGCATCTCTGGGGTGA